From the genome of Primulina eburnea isolate SZY01 chromosome 12, ASM2296580v1, whole genome shotgun sequence, one region includes:
- the LOC140807080 gene encoding eukaryotic initiation factor 4A-14-like, which translates to MAGMAPEGSQFDARQYDTKMNEILGAEGEEFFTSYDEVYDSFDAMGLQENLLRGIYAYGFEKPSAIQQRGIVPFCKGVDVIQQAQSGTGKTATFCSGILQQLDYNVVECQALVLAPTRELAQQIEKVMRALGDYLGVKVHACVGGTIVREDQRILSSGVHVVVGTPGRVFDMLRRQSLRPDYIKMFVLDEADEMLSRGFKDQIYDIFQLLPPKIQVGVFSATMPPEALEITRKFMNKPVRILVKRDELTLEGIKQFYVNVDKEEWKLETLCDLYETLAITQSVIFVNTRRKVDWLTDKMRGRDHTVSATHGDMDQNTRDIIMREFRSGSSRVLITTDLLARGIDVQQVSLVINYDLPTQPENYLHRIGRSGRFGRKGVAINFVTKDDERMLFDIQKFYNVVVEELPANVADLL; encoded by the exons ATGGCTGGAATGGCACCTGAAGGTTCCCAATTTGATGCTCGTCAATATGATACCAAAATGAATGAAAT ACTTGGAGCTGAGGGTGAGGAGTTCTTCACTAGTTACGATGAAGTGTATGACAGTTTTGATGCTATGGGCCTGCAGGAAAATCTCCTTAGGGGCATCTATGCCTATG GTTTTGAGAAGCCCTCTGCAATTCAACAAAGAGGTATTGTTCCCTTCTGCAAGGGGGTTGATGTGATTCAACAGGCCCAGTCTGGAACAGGAAAGACAGCAACTTTCTGCTCTGGAATTCTGCAGCAGCTAGACTACAATGTTGTTGAGTGCCAGGCTTTGGTTCTAGCACCAACTCGTGAGCTTGCACAGCAAATCGAGAAGGTTATGCGAGCGCTTGGTGATTATCTTGGTGTTAAGGTTCATGCTTGTGTTGGAGGTACCATTGTTCGTGAAGATCAACGTATTCTGTCCAGCGGGGTTCATGTTGTGGTTGGTACTCCTGGACGTGTGTTTGACATGTTGAGAAGGCAGTCTCTTCGCCCTGATTACATCAAGATGTTTGTGTTGGATGAAGCAGATGAAATGCTGTCTAGAGGTTTTAAGGATCAG ATATACGATATCTTTCAGTTGCTGCCTCCTAAGATTCAAGTTGGTGTATTTTCCGCTACTATGCCTCCAGAAGCTCTTGAAATTACAAGAAAATTTATGAATAAGCCAGTTCGAATTCTTGTGAAGCGTGATGAACTAACACTTGAGGGCATCAAGCAGTTTTACGTTAACGTCGACAAAGAGGAATGGAAGCTCGAAACTCTCTGTGATCTTTATGAAACATTAGCCATTACTCAGAGTGTCATCTTTGTTAACACCAGGCGTAAGGTCGACTGGCTCACAGACAAAATGCGCGGCCGAGATCACACAGTCTCTGCCACTCATGGTGACATGGACCAAAACACGAGAGACATCATTATGCGTGAATTCAGATCAGGCTCTTCGCGTGTACTCATCACCACAGATCTTTTAGCACGTGGGATTGATGTGCAGCAGGTCTCTCTGGTCATTAACTACGATTTGCCTACTCAGCCTGAGAATTACCTTCATCGTATTGGGCGAAGTGGCCGTTTCGGGAGGAAGGGTGTTGCTATCAATTTCGTTACTAAAGACGATGAACGAATGTTATTCGACATTCAGAAGTTCTATAACGTGGTTGTTGAGGAGCTTCCCGCCAATGTGGCTGATCTCCTCTAA